Proteins co-encoded in one Paraburkholderia terrae genomic window:
- a CDS encoding TOBE domain-containing protein: protein MSISAINVRNQFKGKVKEIIRGPVVSEVDVDTPFGVVTSVITTRSIDELELKVGAEVVALVKSTEVSIARL from the coding sequence ATGAGCATTTCCGCGATTAACGTACGCAACCAGTTCAAAGGCAAAGTGAAGGAAATCATCCGCGGACCCGTCGTGTCCGAAGTCGATGTCGATACGCCGTTCGGCGTCGTCACGTCGGTCATCACGACGCGCTCGATCGACGAACTCGAACTGAAGGTCGGCGCGGAAGTGGTCGCGCTCGTCAAGTCGACGGA